The sequence ATGACGACCGGGCGGCGACCTCGGCGGGGCCACCTGTCCCGACACGTTTCTGTGGGTGAACGCATACGTCCGACTATGGTCTCCGATTCGTCCGTAGCTCTCACCCGGCGACACGCCCTTCAGGCAGTCGGTGCGACGACGCTCGCCGCACTCGCCGGCTGTTCGTCGACCACATTCTCCGACGACGCCAGCCCGGAGTACAGCCTCCGCATCGACTCGGTCGATGCCTCGCCAGTCGACCACGCGCTCTACGAACCCGACGCCGACGCGCTGTTCGGCGACTCTGCTCGAACCGCCCTCGACGCAATTCTCCCCGACGGACGACACACGACGTACGGCTACGAACCGCTCCCCGACGACGCCTACGTGGAGCACGAGGGGGCGTACTACCGCACGGCACACGTCGTCACCGGGCGTGAGACGATGGATCGCACGCTCGTTCGCGTCGATCCCGTCCCGGAAGCCGAGGTCCCCGAGGACGCCCTACTGATCGATCGGCTCGAACGCCCGAGTGCGCGGGTGCTCAAGATCCTCCACAGCTACACGCACACCGACGGTGGGACGAGCACCGCCGACCTGCTTCGGGGCGATGCGTACGTTCTGCGCCGCCCGGCAGAACTCGAGAGCCGGCTCGGCACCGGCGAGTTGGATGGACGGATCGTCACGATGACCGAGAGCGGCACGTGGGCGTACCGCGTCGACATCACCCAAGAGCGGATCGTCGAGACGGCACGGACGGCGCTCGCCATCGACGTGGCTCGCTCCCGCGAGCAGTTCCGTGAGGTCGTCTTCGGCTCGCGGATCGACGCCGACCTCGCGCCGGACGCGCTGGCACGCGACGTCAGTGACCTGCTCGAACGGACGGTCGCCCGCGGGACGTATTCGGAGCCGGCGCCGCTCTCCGACACGTTCGAGACGCTGCTCGACGCGCTCGGTCTGGGTGCCGTCGATACGATGGCGAACGGGAGGCTTCTGTGGTACGACGGCGAACTCTACCGGTACGCGCTGGCCGTCTCGGAGAGAGCTACTGCCCGCTAGTCGAACTGCTCGTCGGACATCCCGGCGGTGACATCCTCGGCCCCCTGTCGGTAGAGGTTGACGCCTAATCCGGCCAGGAACGTGAGGAACCCGACGGCGACGATCCAGAGTAGACTCGGGTGTTCGATCCCGATGTGGACTGGGATGTGCATACCCCCACTGTGCGAGGCCCGCATATAACGTTTAAAGTTCGGATACCCGTCGCTCACCCCGTCCGTCGGCTGTCGTCTCTTCCCACCACTTACCTACCTGGGCCACCCAGGCGACACACACCGTAATGCCTTCAGGAGATGCTACCCGGTCGTCCCCCGACGAGGTGCAGCACCCTCCGCCGATCCAGTGTGAGGCGTGTGAGTCCGCGCTCCAGAACCGGGACGGTCACACGCTATCGTTCCTGCTGCTCGATCGGCTCACGGTACCCGTTGTCGGGTGCGACGACCACGTCACGGAGTTCGCCTCCGTCTGTGGACTGACGGCGACGGATCGGACGGACGTCATCGACCATCCGCCGGCGGGCGGCATCCGTTGTCCCAGCTGTCAGCTCGCCCGGTACGACATCGGACACCCGGTGGTCTCCGTCCAGGACGGGGCTGTGGGCATCCTGGCCTGTCAGGACCACCAGGCGGAACTCGTCGATCGATTCCACGAAGGGCTGGACACACAGGAGCAGCTGACGGCCTCGCTCGACACGTCGCGCTGATCGCCGGGGTTTCGGGACCGCACTGCGTCGGCCGGGACGGTCCGTTTCGATGCGTTCGAGCAGGAACGGCGCCGTCGCGGCCGTCGGCGTGGTTCTCGGCGTCGCCGTCGGCGGGCCGATCGTTCTGGACGTTCTCGGCGGCGCGTCCCTGTCGGTCGGGACACTGGACACGGTCACCTTCCTGTTCTCGTTCGTGTCGACACCGACGGAGATCTCGATGAGTATCGATCCCGCCGTGCTCTGGATCGGCGCAGTCGTCGGACTGGTGTACGCGCTGGGTCGGCGCTATCGCCGTGCGCACGCTCCCGGTGGGACGTAGGGACGGCTCAGATAACCCCGCTGACAACGAGCAGGCCCACGACGACCAGCAGCGCCGTGACGAGGGCGCCGCCGACGAGCGGTTTGTTCTCCATCGCCTTCTCGTGAAGCGGCATCGCCGCGTACGTGTCGCGGAACGTCTCGAGGTTGTCCTCGTCGTAGAAATACTTCGTCTGCAGCGCGAACCGCTCGGTGACTGCACAGCCCGTACAGACCGGCTCGCCCTCCAGCCGTTCGGTTTCGATGTGGCTGCGGCACGCGATCGCGCCACAGTTGGGGCAGTAGGTGTACGTCTCGTCGACGCCGCTCGCCTCGCAGTGAACGCAGCGGTGAATCCCGTCCTCGCTCGTCACCCGCGACGGGCCCGCCGCGTAGTACTCGTATGGATGCGAGTAGTCCTGTACCGCCGTCGTGTGCCGGACCTCGGGAAGGTAGACGGGATCGATCGACTGCACCGACACGTCCGAGCGGTTCGGCTCGCAGGTCTTGTCGTACGTGACGTTGTTGTCGCCCGTATAGGTCACCGTCGTCGTGTGGTGTGTCCGCAGTCGGTCGACCGCCCACTCCTTGTACTCGGTCTGGGTCTGCCCGAATCGGTGCTCATCGACAGCGTCGAACGCGGCTTCGAACCGGTCGTCGAGGGCGACCGTCGCGTGCGCGTTCTCGGTGACGAGCGCCGCGACATCGGCGTCGGCCACCTCGGGGTGACCCCGCTCCGCGTGGACGACGAACCGCGACCGGTCGTCGATCCGGTGAACGACGCCGACGGACGTCTCGAAGACGGCGTTCGTGTCGGCGGTCAGCACGACGACCGGCCGGAACGTCACCCGCGAGTGTGGCTCCGGAAGTTCGGCGGCCTCGATGTTCTCGATATCGCGAAACGCCGCCGCGACGGGCGCCGACACGGACGCCGACGGGTCGTAGGGACGGAGCGTCTCGTCACAGAGGATCTCGATCCGCCCGTTGTAGAGGTCGAGACCGATGTCGTCGGCGATGTCGCGCAGGTCCTGCCCGTCGACGAGTTCGATCGGGTACGGATCGTCGTTGCGCTGGAGTCGGGTGGCGTACTCCTGTGCGGGCGTCGTGAACCGCCCCGTCGTGACGACCATCCCGCGTTTCGGCCCGTCGAACTCGAACGTCGCGATCGCGGAGTGGAGTTTCTGCACGACCGGTCGGCCAACCGTCTCCGTGTGCTTACACTCGACGACGACCGCCCGACGGGTGCCGTCGACGACCTCTTCCATGATGACGTCCCGCCCCTCGTCGGCCGTCTTCCGCGCTTGCCGGACGTTCTCGTAGCCGAGGGTCCGGAAGACATCTTCCATCAGATCCTCGAACTCGAAGCCGGAGAGGTCGTCAAGGACGGGCATCGCGGTGTGTCAGCGTCGTCTCGGCCGAGCGACAAATACGTTGCTACGCTACGGCCGTGTCGAAAGCCGCAAGCGATGCCCGGTGTCGACGGTCGTGCTGCAGAGAGGGTACAGATAGCGTCAGCTCGGCCGTGTGATCGCTGAAAAAATCGGGGTTGGTGTCTGTCGCTATGAACGACAGTCGTGTCTCAGTATTACTGCCGGACGACGTTCGTCGCGCGGGGACCCTTGGGGGAGTCCTCGATGTCGAACTCGACCTCAGTACCTTCCGTAAGGTCTTCGCCGCCGACGTCTTCCATGTGGAAGAACACGTCTTCGTCGTCGTCGAGGTCGCCGTCGTCAGTCGAAATGAACCCGTAGCCGCCTGTGTCGTTGAAGAAATCAACCGTACCGTTTGCCATTACAACCACACAGAAGGGTGGGTGAGTGATAACCTTTCCGAGGGTCGAGGTACCACGACTCCCAGTCACCTCTCACTCCGCGGACAGTTCATCGCCAGGAGGATCAAACGGGCTTCCCTGACGGAGACAGCTGCTGTATTCCGGACGCCATTCCACCGTGGAGGATCTCAACAGCGCTGTTGCCGCTGATCGAGCGGTCCCGCCATACCCCAACGGAAGACCCATCCCGATGGCCCGTCGCGTCCAGATATGGCCAGCCACCCGTTCCGGGGCGTTCTCTGTGTGATCGTCGGCCTCCTCGTCGGGGGCGCGCTCGGGCCGCTGTTCGTCCCCGATCCGACGGGGGTGCTCGCCGCAGCCCTCGCGTTCGGGAGCGCTCTCGTGACCAGTGTGTTCCTCTATCGCTCCTCCTGGTTCCGTGACCGATAATCGGATCGCTCCCGGATCACTCCTCGGAGACGAGCGACATCGGGGTCCGCGTCCTACTCGCGGCGGGCGTCGACCGAGAGTGCGGTCGCGGAAAGCAGGAGGAACAGCGTCGGGAGCAGGAAATACCAGCCGATACTGAACACGCCGACGACAGTGATTGCGGCGCCAGCAACGACCGTTCCCCACGTGAGACGTCGGCGGTTGGTCCACGAACTGTACACGCCGACCGCGACGAGGACGAGCAACACGAGCGCCCAAGAGAAGAGTATCTGAGCGTTGCCGCCGCCGGCGCCGCCGAGCAGCGCGTCGATGCCGGACTCACAGCCACGGGTGACGGTCGGCGTGGTGGTCGTTTCCGTGCCGTTACTGGCGGCCGATCCGGTCGCGGAGGTCGACCGCCAGCAGGAGACGGGGCCGAACGCACCCATCAGGAAGAGGAAATGATACGCACCCACGAGGCCGGCGACCGTCGCGGCACCTCGGGCGAGTCGCTGGAGGGACCGGGCGGAGTTCATGCCAAGCGCATGGCTCGGCCACTATTTTACGATACCCCCTGGCACCGGTGACAGACGATGGCTGCTCCGCCGTCGGCTTGCAACATCGTCCCTGAGCGTCGCTTGCGTTCATCACGTACCTCCCGCATCACTATGAACGTCGGAGAGGAACCTGTCCGCGGCTATCGTGTCGTTCGTCCGAGAGCGGACCTCATCGGTCGGTCGCGAAGAGCCGTTCGTTGTTCGCCGCGTAGAGGCGGTCGTCGCCGGCGACGACCGTGCCGACGGTGCTGTTCGTTTCGATCTGCCACTGGTGGGCGCCATCACGCGTGAACGCGTATAGCCGGTCGTCGTTCGAGCCGGCGTACACCATCCCGTCAGCCAACGCGGGTTCGTACACGGTGCTGTTCTCGTCCGTGAACGACCAGCGTTCGGTGCCGTCCGCACGCCTGAGCGCGACGAGCGTGCCGTGGTCGCGCCCGCTACAGCCGAGATACACCGCGTCCGGTCCGACCACCGGGCGCGTCCCGCGTTTCGGCGACGGCGTGTTGGCCGTCCACCGAACGGAGCCGTCCGCGATATCGAGCGCGAGGAGTTGGCCGGTCCGTCCCGGCTCCAGCGACGTGGCGACATAGACGGTGTCGCCAGCGATCGTGGGGCTTCGTGTCTCGGTGTCGGTGCGTTGCTGCCACCGACGCTCACCGCTGGATTCGAAGGCGGTGACGACCCCATCGACGCGGTTCGTGAACACGATCACGTTCGCCGTCGCAGCCGGCGTCGTGAGACGCTCGCCGCCGGTCGATGCGCGCCAGTCGACTGCACCGGTGGTCGCATCGATAGCGAGCAGGTCGTCGGCGTTCGCGTACACCCGCCCGGGGGCGACGGCGACACCCTGTCTGAGCGGCGATCCGTCGAACCAGACCTGTTCACCGTCCGAGCGGCGGAGTGCGCGAAGGCCGTCACAGCCCGGGACGTAGATCCGGTGGTCGTCGACCGCGATATCGCTGCGTAGACAGAGCCGTTCGTCGAACTCGCTCTCGTCGTATTCGACCGTCCACTGTCTGCTGCCGTCGGCCGGCGACAACGCGTACAGCGTCCGCCGCCCCAGCACGTAGAGGACACCGCCGTCGAGAACGGGGACGCCGCGAATGTTCTTTCGCCAGCGAATGCGCTCGGGTGACGGCCCGGTCTGGCCGATACATCCGGCACTGACGCCACCGAAGAGGGCACCGACGGTCTGGAGGGTCGTTCTACGGGAAACCATAGGTAGAGACAGGGATTCTCCGAAAAGAGTGCTTCGTCGTTCGGCCGGCAGACACGGGGATGCGGAGTTTTTAGGGCGGACCCGCGTAGTGGTGCCTATGCCGTCGGATGAGACCGCCCAATTCCTCGCTGGCTCTCCGGACCGACGCCGACTCTTGGACCATCTGGCCGATCATCCCGGGACACCCGCTGCACTCGCGGAGACACTCCCCCTTTCGCGGCGGAGTGTGCAGCGTCATCTCAGTCAGTTCGCCGACCGCGGCTGGGTGGAGAAGGACGAGGGGAGCTATCGGCTCACGGTGACGGGCGAGCTCGTCGTGGCCGAACACGCGGCGTACCGCGAGAGGCTCGACCGCATCGAAACGTTCCGTCCCCTCTTCGACGAGCTCCCCGACCGCGCTCACGCCCCCGACCCACGATGGCTGACGGGGGCGACGCTGGTCACGGCGACGTCGACGAATCCGCAGGCTCCGGTTCGAGCGTACGCCGACGCGGTGCGGGCGCTAGAGACCGATCACGTGCGGATGCTGTCGCCGATCCTCAGCCGGTCGTTTCACGACGCTCACGCCCGCTTGGCGAGCGCCGGTGTCTACACCGAACTCGTCATGGATGCGGCCACGATCAAGCGCGCGAGCGACCTCAATCCCGGCGAATTCGAGGTCATCGTCGGTCTCGACGTGTTGGATCTCTACCGTCATCCGTCGCCGATCCAGTTCGGCCTCACCCTCGGCGACGAGCGAACGGTGATGGGTGCCTACGACGAGGACGGCACTCTCCGGGCCTGTGTCACGTCCGCGAACGAGGCGTTCCGTGCCTGGGGCGACGACCTGTTCGATCGCTACCGTGACAGAGCCGAGCCAGTCGACTCCGCAGTCCCGTTCCGATAGGGTCGCGCATCGGGGTGCTCCGATATCAGCCATCTCTCGCCGATGACAGGGTTCACAAGAGTATTCTCCCCACCACAAGCTGGTGGAGTATATCCCTGCCACGAGACACACTCCTCTTCGGTATCGCCCTCATCATGTTCGGCAACTGGGTCGCGGTCGACGGGTTGCAAGGGGTGCAGTTCGCCACCGCCGGACTGGCGCTTGCAGCGATCGCGTTTCTCGCCAGTGTGCTCGTCACGATACGTGCACAGTGAGTCCACGTGCGCAGTGAGTCTTCCAGCAGGGCTGTCGCCGAGGTTGATACAGCCAAGATTTGAGCCTTGCGGCGTTTTATTTCCGTCGAGGCAGTGGCTCGATAGAGGTCGCACCATGAGGCGATTCAGCTCCGACGGTTCCGCGTGGATCGACGCCGTCGCAACGACCCCGCAAGCGCGGCTGTGCGGAAACGCCGCGAGAACGACCGCGGCCCTCCTGACGCTACTCTACGGCGGAGCCGTTGGGATGGTCGGCGATCTTCTCGGGACGACTGCCCGGACGATCACGGAGATCGAATAGCGCCGATGGCCTCCCCACTACGCGAGCGTCCGGATCGGCGCTCGACGCTCTCGACGGAGACGTGTCCCCTCTCGGATGGGCGAACGCTGGCCTACACGACCGGTGGCGATCCGGACGGTGTCCCTGTCGTCGCCCACCACGGAACCCCCGGGTCTCGGCTGTTCGCCGCGTTGCTTTCGGCGGCGGCCGCTGACACGGGCGTCCGACTGCTCGTTCCGGATCGCCCCGGTTACGGCCGCTCGTCGTCACCGCCGCGTGACTGGACGTGGTGGGCGTGGCAGCACGACCTGACGGAACTCCTCCGTTCGGAATCGATCCGTCGAGCCGGTGTCATGGGGTTCTCCGGCGGCGGCCCCTTCGCGATCGCAGCCGCAGACAGCGACTGGGCGAGCCGACTCGCCCTGGTCAGTACGGTCGTTCCACCGGCCGACACCGCGCTCGTACGGCTCTCGAGGGTCCCGTTTGCAGTACGCCTCCTCTTTCGAGCGGCCAAGGTACTCGCGGCCATCAGATCGGAGCCGAAGGCGATCGTCGAGCAGTACACCGATCGATCGGTGTCGGCGGCGGTCGCACGGGCTGTCGCCGACGACTTCCATGAAGCCTTGCGTCAGGGGGCACGGGCCGTCGCCCGGGAGAACCGGTCGTTTGCAACCGACGCTCTCGAACCGAGACGGCTATCCCTCCCGGTTCACGCGTGGCACGGGACGCAGGACACGAACACGCCACTCTCTCCGGTACGAGCGGTCATGCACGATGTTGACGGACGGCTGTCGACGACCGAAACCGACCATCTCGGGACGTTGCTCGACTGTCGGAGAGACGTGTTCGAGTGGCTGAGCGCCGAATAGCCGACGTGGACGCGATCGGCCGCGGCATATGGCTCCCCCGTCTCGTCGCGACTTCCATCCGGGAGCGTATCGAGATGGGCCACTCATACGGATTATTGTACCTGTTTACCGGCGGTTCGCCGGACTGTTTCGGCGAACCACCGGTACTGACGTACAATAAACCGTATCACACGAGCGCGTGGATGCCAGTTTCGTCACCGTAGTAGAGGCGGTCGTCGACGAGTGCGAGCGGATAACCGCCGTACGAGCCGCCGGGCCGGATCGTCCACAGTCGGTCGCCCGTCTCCGTATCGAACGCGTGCAGAACGCCAGTGTCAGCCGGCGAATCGCCGGGTGAACACTCCGTATCCGCATCGTCGTCGGTCGACGAAACGCACACACTCGGCGAGCCAGGATCGGCGCCACCAGCCACGACGGTGTCGCCACCGACAGCCGGCGCCCCGAGCATCGCGCCGTCGTACCGCCACCGTTCGGTCCCCCGCCGTCGATCTAAGGCGACGAGAGAGCCGTCCGGGGGGTCCGTTGTCGCGCGAAACGGCGCCGCATACACGTGGTCGTCGTCGACGGCGACCGATCCCACGCCGGCCCAGGTGAGCGGCGTCATCCAGCGTTCGTCAGTCGTCCGGAGGCCGTACCGTCTGACGGCGGCGTCCGCGTCGGCGAGTCGGTCCCCGTACTGCGTGACGAACAGCGCCTCGTCGAGCAGCGTACAGGACTGCACGCCGGGTCGCCAGCCGGGCTGTATGGTTTCGGTCGTCCGCGGGGCCGGATCCCGTAGTAGCCCGTCGACGGTTTCGCCGGGGGCGACCAGCTGTACCTGCTCGTTCGTCACGAGCGCGATTCGGTCGGTGTCGGCAACCAGACCCGGATACCGAGCGGTCTCGATGCGCCAGCGTTGGGCGCCCGAGTCCGGCTGCAGCCCGTGAACGGCCGTACGACTCGTGACGTAGACCGTGCCGCTCGTCTCGTGTACCGCCCTTGGCGACGCATCCTCGGTCAGTGATCGCCACTGTTCCTGTCCCGAGGCGGTATCGAGGGCAACGAGGTCGGCGGCGCTGATGTACAGCCGCTGGTCGATATACGAGAGTCCACCGCCGACTCCGACTCGCCACTGTTCGGTGCCGTCCGGAGCGATGGCGACGGTCTCCGCGTCGGAACTCGCGTACACGTGGTCGGGGCCGACGACGACCGCGGAGGCGACTCCGGACAGGGAGACGGACCACGCTGTCGTCGGGTCCGCCCGCGGCGGCGACGCGGAGGGGCTGTGACGCGTGTTCCGGGGGTCACGCCCCGCGGTCGGCCACGTTCCGCGGGATGGCCGTATCGGGCTCTCTGCCTGGCGCTGCGCGGAGTCATGTGCCGTTCCATCCCTGTCGAGGCAGCCCGCAATCGCCACCGTGCCGACGGCAGCGCCCGCGTGGAGGACTTCGCGACGAGACCGGGGAGCCATACCGGGTCACTGCCGACCCTGATTACTTAGTCTCCACGAGAGCGGCGCGACAGCCACGCCCAGGGATCGGGGATCGTGTCCGAATCGATGTGATCGCGGTATCAGCGATGAAGGGCGGCCGGGTAGCGCCCTACCACTCGGGCTTGACGAGCACTTTCAGCGCGTCGCGCTCGTCCATCGCCCGGTACCCTTCGGCGATGTTCGCAAGCGTGACGGTCTTCGTGAACACCGGCGCGGGGTCGAGCGTGCCCCCGAGAACGTCGGCGAGCAGTTCGTCCGCGTAGGCACGCACCGGTGCGACGCCGCCCCGAAGGGACACGTTGTCGCCGAAGAAGTCGAACATCGGCATCCCACCCTCCGACACGCCGTGCGGGACGCCGACGTAGCCGACCGTACCGCCGGGACGGGCGGCCGCCACGGCCGTCTCCATCGAACTCGCGGCGCCGACACACTCCAGAACGTGCTCGGCGCCGCCGTGGGTCAGTTCCGTGAGGTGTTCGCCGACGTCGTCGTAGTCGGGGCCGAGAACGGTCTCCGTGGCACCGAATTCGGCGGCCAGTTCGAGGCGGTCGGCGTGGTGCCCGACCGCGATGATCCGGGCGGCGCCGAGCCGCCGCGCGGCGAGCACGCCACACAGGCCGACGGCGCCGTCGCCGACGACGACGCAGGTGCTCCCGGCTTCGACGCCGGCGTTCACCGCGGCGTGGTGACCGGTTCCCATCACGTCGGTCAGTGGAAGGATCGACCGCAACGTGTCCTCGTCGTCGGCGTGACGGTCCGGGACGCGCACGAGCGTGCCGTCGGCGTGGGGCGCGCGGACGTACTCCCCCTGGGCGCCGCCGTTCTCGCCGTTCCACGAGTCGCCGTCGACACAGGAAGTCTGCAGGCCGCGCCGACAGAACTCGCATTCCCCGCAGCTGATGACGAACGGAGCGAACACGCGATCACCGGGATCGACGCTCGTGACATCGTCGCCGACGGCCTCGACGATACCCATCGGTTCGTGGCCGATCCGCGAGGGCGCGTCGCGCGGACTCTCCCCGCGGTAGGGCCAGAGGTCGGAGCCACAGACGCAGGTGTGGGTGACCCGCACGAGGGCGTCGTCCGGCGTCTGGATCTCGGGGCGTGGCACCTCTTCGACACGGATGTCTTCCGGACCGTGAAAGATCGCGGCACGCATACCCGTGCCCACGGGCCGACGCCGGAAAAAGCCGGGCGCGACGCAGACCACGGCCGTCAGCCCAGATGCGCGACGACGACCCGGTGGCCGCCGTCCGACGTGGGGAGCACGACGTGGTCGACGAGGGCGTCGCGGACCGCGGACCGCCAGTCGTCGACGGCGGCGGTGTGCCGCTTGCGGTGTCGGTTCGTGGTGTATCGATCCGCGGCCCGGAGTTGGGCCGCCGTCTCGTCGGGCGTCGGGGACGACGGCGGGTCGTCGACGAGCGCTTCCGGATCGAGGTGGATCGCCCCCTCCGCGTCGGCGACGGGGCGGTGGAGGCGCGCCCGCGTCCGTCCCGAAAACGGTGGCGTGATGCGCAGCACGGCCTGACGGCTGCTCCGTCGATTGGTCTCCAGCGCGGTGACGATGTCGTCGACAGTGACGGCGATGGCGACGATGACCGTCGGATCAGTGCCCACCGCCGGACGCATCCGTCAGTTAGAGTACGCGTTGGCGGCGAAGCGGTCCGCCGCACTCTGGACACGCCGCTCGGAAGGAGCGGGGACTCACACGCTGCTGACACCGATCACATTCGAGTGCCCGTTCGGACATCAGGTCTGCCTTTGCCGTCTTTCGTGTTAAACGTTGGCACGGGAGGAGTGGTGAGTCGTGCTCCAGCGAAGCGCGACGACGCCATCGGTGGTGACGCGCACCTCACGAGCGGTACGCCTGCAGCGCGACTAGCAAGACCAGCAACAGCGGAAGGAGCGGTGCGGCGACGTCGAGCGGGACCAACAGGAGCACGATGGCGGCCATCACGACGAATTCGA comes from Haloplanus sp. XH21 and encodes:
- a CDS encoding restriction endonuclease; protein product: MPVLDDLSGFEFEDLMEDVFRTLGYENVRQARKTADEGRDVIMEEVVDGTRRAVVVECKHTETVGRPVVQKLHSAIATFEFDGPKRGMVVTTGRFTTPAQEYATRLQRNDDPYPIELVDGQDLRDIADDIGLDLYNGRIEILCDETLRPYDPSASVSAPVAAAFRDIENIEAAELPEPHSRVTFRPVVVLTADTNAVFETSVGVVHRIDDRSRFVVHAERGHPEVADADVAALVTENAHATVALDDRFEAAFDAVDEHRFGQTQTEYKEWAVDRLRTHHTTTVTYTGDNNVTYDKTCEPNRSDVSVQSIDPVYLPEVRHTTAVQDYSHPYEYYAAGPSRVTSEDGIHRCVHCEASGVDETYTYCPNCGAIACRSHIETERLEGEPVCTGCAVTERFALQTKYFYDEDNLETFRDTYAAMPLHEKAMENKPLVGGALVTALLVVVGLLVVSGVI
- a CDS encoding cold-shock protein; this translates as MANGTVDFFNDTGGYGFISTDDGDLDDDEDVFFHMEDVGGEDLTEGTEVEFDIEDSPKGPRATNVVRQ
- a CDS encoding PQQ-binding-like beta-propeller repeat protein; its protein translation is MVSRRTTLQTVGALFGGVSAGCIGQTGPSPERIRWRKNIRGVPVLDGGVLYVLGRRTLYALSPADGSRQWTVEYDESEFDERLCLRSDIAVDDHRIYVPGCDGLRALRRSDGEQVWFDGSPLRQGVAVAPGRVYANADDLLAIDATTGAVDWRASTGGERLTTPAATANVIVFTNRVDGVVTAFESSGERRWQQRTDTETRSPTIAGDTVYVATSLEPGRTGQLLALDIADGSVRWTANTPSPKRGTRPVVGPDAVYLGCSGRDHGTLVALRRADGTERWSFTDENSTVYEPALADGMVYAGSNDDRLYAFTRDGAHQWQIETNSTVGTVVAGDDRLYAANNERLFATDR
- a CDS encoding helix-turn-helix transcriptional regulator, with product MPSDETAQFLAGSPDRRRLLDHLADHPGTPAALAETLPLSRRSVQRHLSQFADRGWVEKDEGSYRLTVTGELVVAEHAAYRERLDRIETFRPLFDELPDRAHAPDPRWLTGATLVTATSTNPQAPVRAYADAVRALETDHVRMLSPILSRSFHDAHARLASAGVYTELVMDAATIKRASDLNPGEFEVIVGLDVLDLYRHPSPIQFGLTLGDERTVMGAYDEDGTLRACVTSANEAFRAWGDDLFDRYRDRAEPVDSAVPFR
- a CDS encoding alpha/beta fold hydrolase; the encoded protein is MASPLRERPDRRSTLSTETCPLSDGRTLAYTTGGDPDGVPVVAHHGTPGSRLFAALLSAAAADTGVRLLVPDRPGYGRSSSPPRDWTWWAWQHDLTELLRSESIRRAGVMGFSGGGPFAIAAADSDWASRLALVSTVVPPADTALVRLSRVPFAVRLLFRAAKVLAAIRSEPKAIVEQYTDRSVSAAVARAVADDFHEALRQGARAVARENRSFATDALEPRRLSLPVHAWHGTQDTNTPLSPVRAVMHDVDGRLSTTETDHLGTLLDCRRDVFEWLSAE
- a CDS encoding PQQ-binding-like beta-propeller repeat protein, with the protein product MAPRSRREVLHAGAAVGTVAIAGCLDRDGTAHDSAQRQAESPIRPSRGTWPTAGRDPRNTRHSPSASPPRADPTTAWSVSLSGVASAVVVGPDHVYASSDAETVAIAPDGTEQWRVGVGGGLSYIDQRLYISAADLVALDTASGQEQWRSLTEDASPRAVHETSGTVYVTSRTAVHGLQPDSGAQRWRIETARYPGLVADTDRIALVTNEQVQLVAPGETVDGLLRDPAPRTTETIQPGWRPGVQSCTLLDEALFVTQYGDRLADADAAVRRYGLRTTDERWMTPLTWAGVGSVAVDDDHVYAAPFRATTDPPDGSLVALDRRRGTERWRYDGAMLGAPAVGGDTVVAGGADPGSPSVCVSSTDDDADTECSPGDSPADTGVLHAFDTETGDRLWTIRPGGSYGGYPLALVDDRLYYGDETGIHALV
- a CDS encoding zinc-dependent alcohol dehydrogenase family protein; amino-acid sequence: MRAAIFHGPEDIRVEEVPRPEIQTPDDALVRVTHTCVCGSDLWPYRGESPRDAPSRIGHEPMGIVEAVGDDVTSVDPGDRVFAPFVISCGECEFCRRGLQTSCVDGDSWNGENGGAQGEYVRAPHADGTLVRVPDRHADDEDTLRSILPLTDVMGTGHHAAVNAGVEAGSTCVVVGDGAVGLCGVLAARRLGAARIIAVGHHADRLELAAEFGATETVLGPDYDDVGEHLTELTHGGAEHVLECVGAASSMETAVAAARPGGTVGYVGVPHGVSEGGMPMFDFFGDNVSLRGGVAPVRAYADELLADVLGGTLDPAPVFTKTVTLANIAEGYRAMDERDALKVLVKPEW